A genomic segment from Limosilactobacillus sp. encodes:
- a CDS encoding UDP-glucose--hexose-1-phosphate uridylyltransferase encodes MKLMEEYADKVIASGAYEPLDRIYVLNKIRGFVGDEDVEAKDGESLVSQLVDLAVSRGKIEDGQTAREILNDQLYDLMTPRPSVVNHEFWEKYQQSPDTATNWFYNLCTSNNYVKVEAIKKNVVFDKPTKYGNLEITINLSKPEKDPKAIAAAAHDTKKKYPQCALCMENEGYKGRLGQAARSNHRVIRMMIGGHKWGFQYSPYAYFNEHCIFLDSKHEPMHINRQTLINLVEIEKQIPAYFVGSNADLPIVGGSMLAHEHYQGGRHSFPMMKAEIKKPLEFKDFPDVEAGIVNWPMSDIRLTSANTEQLIDLGTHIINVWDHYSDESLSIKAFDGDTRHHTVTPIMHRDGKKFVLDLVLRDNNTSDQYPLGIFHPHEKLWHIKKENIGLIEVMGRAILPARLKSELAEVKKFWLGEDNQIADSHLPWAKEIQAKMTITKDNVDEVMEQELANVFANVLENAGVFKDDAAGQAGWDRFVEKL; translated from the coding sequence ATGAAGTTAATGGAAGAATATGCTGATAAGGTCATTGCAAGCGGCGCTTATGAACCGCTGGACCGGATCTACGTCTTGAACAAGATCCGCGGCTTTGTCGGTGATGAAGACGTTGAAGCAAAAGACGGGGAATCCCTGGTTAGCCAACTGGTCGACCTGGCTGTTTCACGCGGCAAGATCGAGGACGGTCAGACGGCGCGCGAAATCTTAAACGACCAGCTGTATGACCTGATGACGCCACGCCCGTCCGTTGTTAACCACGAATTCTGGGAAAAGTACCAGCAGTCACCGGACACGGCAACCAACTGGTTCTACAACCTGTGTACCAGCAACAACTACGTCAAGGTCGAAGCCATCAAGAAGAACGTCGTCTTTGACAAGCCAACCAAGTACGGCAACCTGGAAATTACCATCAACCTTTCGAAGCCGGAAAAGGATCCAAAGGCCATTGCTGCTGCTGCCCACGACACCAAGAAGAAGTACCCACAATGTGCCCTCTGCATGGAAAACGAAGGCTACAAGGGTCGCTTAGGCCAGGCTGCGCGGAGCAACCACCGGGTCATTCGGATGATGATCGGCGGTCACAAGTGGGGCTTCCAGTACTCACCATACGCCTACTTCAACGAACACTGCATCTTCTTGGACAGCAAGCACGAACCAATGCACATCAACCGGCAGACCCTGATCAACCTGGTCGAGATTGAGAAGCAGATTCCTGCTTACTTCGTTGGCTCCAACGCCGACCTGCCAATCGTCGGTGGCTCCATGTTGGCCCACGAACACTACCAGGGTGGTCGGCACAGCTTCCCAATGATGAAGGCTGAGATCAAGAAGCCGCTTGAATTCAAGGACTTCCCAGATGTCGAAGCCGGCATCGTCAACTGGCCAATGAGCGACATTCGCCTGACCAGTGCCAACACTGAACAACTGATTGACCTCGGAACCCACATCATCAACGTTTGGGATCACTACAGCGACGAGAGCCTGAGCATCAAGGCCTTCGATGGTGATACCCGTCACCACACGGTTACGCCAATCATGCACCGTGACGGCAAGAAGTTCGTCCTCGACCTGGTTCTGCGTGACAACAACACCAGCGATCAGTACCCACTGGGCATCTTCCACCCACACGAAAAGCTCTGGCACATCAAGAAGGAAAACATCGGCCTGATCGAAGTCATGGGCCGGGCAATCCTGCCAGCACGGCTGAAGAGTGAATTGGCCGAAGTTAAGAAGTTCTGGCTCGGCGAAGACAACCAGATTGCCGACAGCCACTTGCCATGGGCCAAAGAAATCCAGGCCAAGATGACCATTACCAAGGACAACGTGGACGAAGTGATGGAACAGGAACTGGCCAACGTCTTTGCCAACGTGCTTGAAAATGCCGGGGTCTTCAAGGATGACGCCGCGGGTCAAGCCGGCTGGGATCGCTTTGTTGAAAAATTATAG